Proteins encoded within one genomic window of Macaca fascicularis isolate 582-1 chromosome 16, T2T-MFA8v1.1:
- the LOC141408736 gene encoding LOW QUALITY PROTEIN: uncharacterized protein (The sequence of the model RefSeq protein was modified relative to this genomic sequence to represent the inferred CDS: inserted 2 bases in 1 codon; deleted 1 base in 1 codon) produces the protein HGETPSLLKKKKKKIQKTSRARWRAPVVPATREAEAGEWRKNPGGRACSELRSGHCTPAWATQRDSVSKKKKREHPGPGCLASPHLSLAWAGSQLFWAGLGTGGRRPLKGRDPLAALPRAEGPPLEGIHLWSHGHGALGAPGSREDIWPAGGWXGSPAALLLLLPNKQAPSAPGVICPPKGQKAGSMGMGAPTSWLEDELPISTSFPAGPAGAPGVWGLVPLHAPQWGSPGPLTPTGSVARASPASPLPSLPSRTLLLGPPSSLLWPKASCQVLCGVTRVPAGRWGLPRSWALSQDSWVDLAHRHSLLQALGNSAGAGGFNTSLADLCSSILSGEIQCGESCIGDSSPCLGRSLQQSPLPPAATHSPGTGSCRVGRSGGQLRAGQQRVQGSPAVLNSPDSAFHPGPGDRQCPQKGREEAVLERPVGPLSSPVPTRPTRPAGRETCRDLPLHPQTQ, from the exons cacggtgaaaccccgtctctactaaaaaaaaaaaaaaaaaaaatacaaaaaactagccgggcgaggtggcgggcgcctgtagtcccggctactcgggaggctgaggcaggagaatggcgtaaaaacccgggaggcagagcttgcagtgagctgagatccggccactgcactccagcctgggcaacacagcgagactctgtctcaaaaaaaaaaaaaagagaacatccAGGCCCCGGCTGCCTGGCCTCGCCCCACTTGAGTCTGGCCTGGGCTGGATCCCAGCTGttctgggcagggctgggcacagggggGCGCAGGCCCCTGAAGGGCCGAGACCCACTGGCTGCGCTGCCCAGGGCCGAGGGGCCACCTCTTGAGGGTATTCACCTCTGGTCACATGGCCATGGAGCTCTG GGTGCCCCTGGGTCAAGGGAGGACATTTGGCCAGCTGGTGGCTG GGGGAGCCCGGCTGCCCTGCTGCTTCTCCTGCCTAATAAACAGGCTCCTTCTGCACCAGGTGTGATCTGTCCACCCAAGGGCCAGAAGGCCGGGAGCATGGGGATGGGAGCGCCCACATCCTGGCTGGAAGATGAACTTCCCATAAGCACGTCATTCCCTGCAGGCCCGGCAGGTGCGCCTGGAGTGTGGGGCCTGGTCCCTCTCCATGCCCCTCAGTGGGGCTCTCCTGGACCCCTCACTCCCACTGGCAGTGTCGCGAgggcctccccagcctccccccTACCCAGCCTCCCATCCAGAACCTTGCTGCTAGGGCCGCCCAGCTCTCTCCTGTGGCCAAAGGCCAGCTGTCAGGTGCTGTGCGGGGTCACCAGGGTACCTGCTGGCAGGTGGGGGCTTCCCCGCTCCTGGGCTCTGTCCCAGGACTCCTGGGTGGACCTCGCCCACCGCCACTCACTCCTGCAGGCACTGGGGAACTCTGCTGGAGCTGGGGGTTTTAACACTTCATTAGCAGATCTGTGTTCTTCGATACTGTCAGGTGAAATACAATGTGGTGAGAGCTGCATTGGTGACAGCAGCCCTTGCCTGGGGAGGAGTCTCCAGCAGAGCCCACTCCCGCCTGCAGCCACTCACAGCCCGGGGACAGGAAGCTGCAGAGTTGGCAGGTCAGGAGGGCAGTTGAGAGCTGGCCAGCAGAGGGTGCAGGGGAGCCCAGCTGTGCTCAACTCTCCTGACTCCGCCTTCCACCCTGGGCCCGGGGACAGACAGTGCCCTCAGAAGGGCAGGGAGGAGGCTGTCCTGGAGAGGCCTGTAGGTCCACTCTCTTCACCCGTCCCCACCAGGCCAACTCGGCCTGCAGGAAGGGAGACCTGCAGGGATCTGCCCCTGCACCCCCAGACACAGTAG
- the BAIAP2 gene encoding BAR/IMD domain-containing adapter protein 2 isoform X6, with amino-acid sequence MQQAASNGATLPSALSASKSNLVISDPIPGAKPLPVPPELAPFVGRMSAQDSTPIMNGVAGPDGEDYSPWADRKAAQPKSLSPPQPQSKLSDSYSNTLPVRKSVTPKNSYAATENKTLPRSSSMAAGLERNGRMRVKAIFSHAAGDNSTLLSFKEGDLITLLVPEARDGWHYGESEKTKMRGWFPFSYTRVLDSDGSDRLHMSLQQGKSSSTGNLLDKDDLAIPPPDYGAASRAFPAQTTSGFKQRPYSVAVPAFSQGLDDYGARSMSRNPFAHVQLKPTVTNDRSAPLLS; translated from the exons ATGCAGCAGGCAGCCAGCAACGGCGCCACCCTCCCCAGCGCCCTGTCGGCCTCCAAGTCCAATCTGGTCATTTCGGACCCCATTCCGGGGGCCAAGCCCCTGCCGGTGCCCCCTGAGCTGGCACCGTTCGTGGGG CGGATGTCTGCCCAGGACAGCACGCCCATCATGAACGGCGTCGCAGGCCCGGATGGCGAGGACTACAGCCCGTGGGCTGACCGCAAGGCTGCCCAGCCCAAATCCCTGTCTCCTCCGCAGCCTCAGAGCAAGCTCAGCGACTCCTACTCCAACACGCTCCCCGTGCGCAAGAGCGTGACCCCGAAAAACAGCTACGCCGCCA CTgagaacaagactctgcctcgCTCGAGCTCCATGGCAGCCGGCCTGGAGCGCAACGGCCGCATGCGGGTGAAGGCCATCTTCTCCCACGCTGCCGGGGACAACAGCACCCTCCTGAGCTTCAAGGAGGGTGACCTCATTACCCTGCTGGTGCCTGAGGCCCGCGATGGCTGGCACTACGGAGAGAGTGAGAAGACCAAGAT GCGGGGCTGGTTTCCCTTCTCCTACACCCGGGTCCTGGACAGCGACGGCAGTGACAGGCTGCATATGAG cctgcagCAAGGGAAGAGCAGCAGCACCGGCAACCTCCTGGACAAGGACGACCTGGCCATCCCGCCCCCCGACTACGGCGCCGCCTCCCGGGCCTTCCCCGCCCAGACGACCAGCGGCTTCAAGCAGAGGCCCTACAGTGTGGCTGTGCCCGCCTTCTCCCAG GGCCTGGATGACTATGGAGCGCGGTCCATGAGCAG GAATCCCTTCGCCCATGTCCAGCTGAAGCCGACAGTGACCAACGACAGGTCTGCCCCTCTCCTCAGCTGA
- the BAIAP2 gene encoding BAR/IMD domain-containing adapter protein 2 isoform X7: MQQAASNGATLPSALSASKSNLVISDPIPGAKPLPVPPELAPFVGRMSAQDSTPIMNGVAGPDGEDYSPWADRKAAQPKSLSPPQPQSKLSDSYSNTLPVRKSVTPKNSYAATENKTLPRSSSMAAGLERNGRMRVKAIFSHAAGDNSTLLSFKEGDLITLLVPEARDGWHYGESEKTKMRGWFPFSYTRVLDSDGSDRLHMSLQQGKSSSTGNLLDKDDLAIPPPDYGAASRAFPAQTTSGFKQRPYSVAVPAFSQGLDDYGARSMSSGSGTLVSTV; encoded by the exons ATGCAGCAGGCAGCCAGCAACGGCGCCACCCTCCCCAGCGCCCTGTCGGCCTCCAAGTCCAATCTGGTCATTTCGGACCCCATTCCGGGGGCCAAGCCCCTGCCGGTGCCCCCTGAGCTGGCACCGTTCGTGGGG CGGATGTCTGCCCAGGACAGCACGCCCATCATGAACGGCGTCGCAGGCCCGGATGGCGAGGACTACAGCCCGTGGGCTGACCGCAAGGCTGCCCAGCCCAAATCCCTGTCTCCTCCGCAGCCTCAGAGCAAGCTCAGCGACTCCTACTCCAACACGCTCCCCGTGCGCAAGAGCGTGACCCCGAAAAACAGCTACGCCGCCA CTgagaacaagactctgcctcgCTCGAGCTCCATGGCAGCCGGCCTGGAGCGCAACGGCCGCATGCGGGTGAAGGCCATCTTCTCCCACGCTGCCGGGGACAACAGCACCCTCCTGAGCTTCAAGGAGGGTGACCTCATTACCCTGCTGGTGCCTGAGGCCCGCGATGGCTGGCACTACGGAGAGAGTGAGAAGACCAAGAT GCGGGGCTGGTTTCCCTTCTCCTACACCCGGGTCCTGGACAGCGACGGCAGTGACAGGCTGCATATGAG cctgcagCAAGGGAAGAGCAGCAGCACCGGCAACCTCCTGGACAAGGACGACCTGGCCATCCCGCCCCCCGACTACGGCGCCGCCTCCCGGGCCTTCCCCGCCCAGACGACCAGCGGCTTCAAGCAGAGGCCCTACAGTGTGGCTGTGCCCGCCTTCTCCCAG GGCCTGGATGACTATGGAGCGCGGTCCATGAGCAG TGGCAGCGGCACGCTGGTGTCCACAGTGTGA